A single window of Nicotiana tomentosiformis chromosome 1, ASM39032v3, whole genome shotgun sequence DNA harbors:
- the LOC104098020 gene encoding (R)-linalool synthase TPS5, chloroplastic-like isoform X1, whose protein sequence is MDMAICTDVWMLHMATSKRPPSSTFLIFSFSRVKPKTSCLSTAAAGGMITEPSTNQYSAISSSDQNPTRRSGNYQPTMWDFEYIQSIRNNYAGEKYMKRFNKLKEEMKKLIMAEGSQELEKLELIDNLQRLGVSYHFKHEIMQILSNINLNAATGDSLYATALKFRLLREHGFHISQDIFNDFKDENDNLKENICKDTIGLLQLYEASFLATETETTLKYATRFTAAHLKNYLGNHCDHKDNRMVALAQHALELPRHWMMPRLETQWYISIYEIMSNANPLLLELAKLDFNIVQAVHQQDLRILSRWWKSTCLAEKLSFSRDRLVGNLFWAVGIEFEPHHSYFRRMLTKVIAFVGIIDDIYDVYGTLDELEVFTDAIERWEIKAIEQLPHYMKVCYLALFNITNEMAYEILKEQGIDVLPYLTKSWVDLCKSFIREARWYYSGYVPTLEEYMDNAWISIAVPMVLVHAFFLVTNPVPKEALESLSKYPDLIRCSATIFRLADDLATSSDELKRGDVPKSIQCYMNEKGTSEEEAREHIRFCIKETWERMNTTQRENSLFSDTFVEITKNIARTAHCMYLHGDGHGIQNGEVKNSISKILLSLSLYYIKRSQVLRRLNSLLITIKCV, encoded by the exons ATGGACATGGCAATATGTACCGACGTATGGATGCTACACATGGCCACCTCCAAAAGACCTCCGTCATCTACTTTTTTAATTTTCTCTTTTAGCCGAGTAAAGCCAAAAACCAGTTGTCTCTCTACCGCAGCTGCAGGCGGCATGATAACTGAACCATCAACTAATCAGTACTCTGCTATTTCATCTTCAGATCAAAATCCCACTAGACGTTCAGGGAATTACCAACCTACTATGTGGGATTTTGAATATATTCAGTCCATACGCAATAATTATGcg GGAGAGAAGTATATGAAGCGTTTTAACAAACTGAAGGAGGAAATGAAGAAGTTGATAATGGCTGAGGGATCACAAGAGTTAGAGAAGTTGGAGCTGATTGATAATTTACAAAGACTTGGAGTTAGTTACCACTTCAAGCATGAAATCATGCAAATTTTGAGCAACATAAACCTAAATGCAGCTACAGGAGATTCATTATATGCCACAGCTCTGAAATTTAGACTCTTGAGAGAACATGGTTTTCATATCTCTCAAG ACATATTCAACGACTTCAAGGACGAAAATGACAATCTCAAGGAAAATATTTGTAAGGACACAATAGGTTTGTTACAATTATATGAAGCTTCGTTTCTCGCTACAGAAACTGAAACCACTTTGAAATATGCAACAAGATTCACAGCGGCACATCTGAAGAATTATCTAGGCAATCATTGTGATCATAAAGACAATCGAATGGTCGCATTAGCGCAACATGCCTTGGAACTGCCTAGGCATTGGATGATGCCAAGATTAGAGACACAGTGGTATATAAGCATTTACGAGATTATGTCAAATGCTAATCCTCTGTTGCTCGAGCTTGCTAAGTTGGACTTCAACATTGTTCAAGCAGTACACCAACAAGATTTGAGAATTCTATCAAG GTGGTGGAAGAGCACATGTCTTGCAGAAAAGTTGTCATTTTCAAGGGATAGACTGGTGGGGAATTTATTTTGGGCAGTGGGGATAGAATTTGAGCCTCATCACAGCTACTTCCGAAGAATGTTGACAAAAGTCATTGCTTTTGTTGGAATAATAGATgatatttatgatgtttatggCACTCTTGATGAGTTGGAAGTCTTCACTGATGCTATTGAAAG ATGGGAGATAAAAGCGATAGAGCAACTTCCACACTATATGAAAGTATGTTACCTTGCACTCTTCAATATTACCAATGAAATGGCGTACGAGATTCTCAAAGAGCAAGGGATCGACGTCCTACCCTACCTTACAAAATCT TGGGTAGATTTGTGCAAATCTTTCATACGAGAAGCAAGATGGTATTACAGTGGATATGTGCCAACTCTGGAAGAATACATGGACAACGCATGGATCTCAATTGCAGTTCCCATGGTATTAGTTCATGCATTTTTCCTCGTCACAAATCCAGTTCCCAAAGAGGCATTGGAATCATTAAGCAAATATCCTGACTTAATTCGCTGCTCTGCTACAATTTTTCGTCTTGCTGATGATTTAGCGACATCATCG GATGAATTGAAGAGGGGTGATGTTCCTAAGTCAATTCAGTGTTACATGAACGAAAAGGGTACTTCCGAAGAAGAGGCGAGAGAACACATACGTTTCTGTATTAAGGAGACATGGGAACGGATGAACACAACTCAAAGGGAAAACTCGTTATTTTCTGATACATTCGTCGAAATTACAAAGAATATCGCAAGAACAGCACATTGCATGTATTTGCATGGAGATGGGCATGGAATTCAAAATGGCGAAGTTAAAAATAGTATCTCCAAAATACTTTTGAGCCTATCACTCTATTATATTAAGAGGTCCCAAGTACTTCGGCGCCTAAACAGTCTTCTCATTACTATTAAGTGTGTATGA
- the LOC104098020 gene encoding (R)-linalool synthase TPS5, chloroplastic-like isoform X3 gives MDMAICTDVWMLHMATSKRPPSSTFLIFSFSRVKPKTSCLSTAAAGGMITEPSTNQYSAISSSDQNPTRRSGNYQPTMWDFEYIQSIRNNYAGEKYMKRFNKLKEEMKKLIMAEGSQELEKLELIDNLQRLGVSYHFKHEIMQILSNINLNAATGDSLYATALKFRLLREHGFHISQDIFNDFKDENDNLKENICKDTIGLLQLYEASFLATETETTLKYATRFTAAHLKNYLGNHCDHKDNRMVALAQHALELPRHWMMPRLETQWYISIYEIMSNANPLLLELAKLDFNIVQAVHQQDLRILSRWWKSTCLAEKLSFSRDRLVGNLFWAVGIEFEPHHSYFRRMLTKVIAFVGIIDDIYDVYGTLDELEVFTDAIERWEIKAIEQLPHYMKVCYLALFNITNEMAYEILKEQGIDVLPYLTKSDELKRGDVPKSIQCYMNEKGTSEEEAREHIRFCIKETWERMNTTQRENSLFSDTFVEITKNIARTAHCMYLHGDGHGIQNGEVKNSISKILLSLSLYYIKRSQVLRRLNSLLITIKCV, from the exons ATGGACATGGCAATATGTACCGACGTATGGATGCTACACATGGCCACCTCCAAAAGACCTCCGTCATCTACTTTTTTAATTTTCTCTTTTAGCCGAGTAAAGCCAAAAACCAGTTGTCTCTCTACCGCAGCTGCAGGCGGCATGATAACTGAACCATCAACTAATCAGTACTCTGCTATTTCATCTTCAGATCAAAATCCCACTAGACGTTCAGGGAATTACCAACCTACTATGTGGGATTTTGAATATATTCAGTCCATACGCAATAATTATGcg GGAGAGAAGTATATGAAGCGTTTTAACAAACTGAAGGAGGAAATGAAGAAGTTGATAATGGCTGAGGGATCACAAGAGTTAGAGAAGTTGGAGCTGATTGATAATTTACAAAGACTTGGAGTTAGTTACCACTTCAAGCATGAAATCATGCAAATTTTGAGCAACATAAACCTAAATGCAGCTACAGGAGATTCATTATATGCCACAGCTCTGAAATTTAGACTCTTGAGAGAACATGGTTTTCATATCTCTCAAG ACATATTCAACGACTTCAAGGACGAAAATGACAATCTCAAGGAAAATATTTGTAAGGACACAATAGGTTTGTTACAATTATATGAAGCTTCGTTTCTCGCTACAGAAACTGAAACCACTTTGAAATATGCAACAAGATTCACAGCGGCACATCTGAAGAATTATCTAGGCAATCATTGTGATCATAAAGACAATCGAATGGTCGCATTAGCGCAACATGCCTTGGAACTGCCTAGGCATTGGATGATGCCAAGATTAGAGACACAGTGGTATATAAGCATTTACGAGATTATGTCAAATGCTAATCCTCTGTTGCTCGAGCTTGCTAAGTTGGACTTCAACATTGTTCAAGCAGTACACCAACAAGATTTGAGAATTCTATCAAG GTGGTGGAAGAGCACATGTCTTGCAGAAAAGTTGTCATTTTCAAGGGATAGACTGGTGGGGAATTTATTTTGGGCAGTGGGGATAGAATTTGAGCCTCATCACAGCTACTTCCGAAGAATGTTGACAAAAGTCATTGCTTTTGTTGGAATAATAGATgatatttatgatgtttatggCACTCTTGATGAGTTGGAAGTCTTCACTGATGCTATTGAAAG ATGGGAGATAAAAGCGATAGAGCAACTTCCACACTATATGAAAGTATGTTACCTTGCACTCTTCAATATTACCAATGAAATGGCGTACGAGATTCTCAAAGAGCAAGGGATCGACGTCCTACCCTACCTTACAAAATCT GATGAATTGAAGAGGGGTGATGTTCCTAAGTCAATTCAGTGTTACATGAACGAAAAGGGTACTTCCGAAGAAGAGGCGAGAGAACACATACGTTTCTGTATTAAGGAGACATGGGAACGGATGAACACAACTCAAAGGGAAAACTCGTTATTTTCTGATACATTCGTCGAAATTACAAAGAATATCGCAAGAACAGCACATTGCATGTATTTGCATGGAGATGGGCATGGAATTCAAAATGGCGAAGTTAAAAATAGTATCTCCAAAATACTTTTGAGCCTATCACTCTATTATATTAAGAGGTCCCAAGTACTTCGGCGCCTAAACAGTCTTCTCATTACTATTAAGTGTGTATGA
- the LOC104098020 gene encoding (R)-linalool synthase TPS5, chloroplastic-like isoform X2, whose product MDMAICTDVWMLHMATSKRPPSSTFLIFSFSRVKPKTSCLSTAAAGGMITEPSTNQYSAISSSDQNPTRRSGNYQPTMWDFEYIQSIRNNYAGEKYMKRFNKLKEEMKKLIMAEGSQELEKLELIDNLQRLGVSYHFKHEIMQILSNINLNAATGDSLYATALKFRLLREHGFHISQETETTLKYATRFTAAHLKNYLGNHCDHKDNRMVALAQHALELPRHWMMPRLETQWYISIYEIMSNANPLLLELAKLDFNIVQAVHQQDLRILSRWWKSTCLAEKLSFSRDRLVGNLFWAVGIEFEPHHSYFRRMLTKVIAFVGIIDDIYDVYGTLDELEVFTDAIERWEIKAIEQLPHYMKVCYLALFNITNEMAYEILKEQGIDVLPYLTKSWVDLCKSFIREARWYYSGYVPTLEEYMDNAWISIAVPMVLVHAFFLVTNPVPKEALESLSKYPDLIRCSATIFRLADDLATSSDELKRGDVPKSIQCYMNEKGTSEEEAREHIRFCIKETWERMNTTQRENSLFSDTFVEITKNIARTAHCMYLHGDGHGIQNGEVKNSISKILLSLSLYYIKRSQVLRRLNSLLITIKCV is encoded by the exons ATGGACATGGCAATATGTACCGACGTATGGATGCTACACATGGCCACCTCCAAAAGACCTCCGTCATCTACTTTTTTAATTTTCTCTTTTAGCCGAGTAAAGCCAAAAACCAGTTGTCTCTCTACCGCAGCTGCAGGCGGCATGATAACTGAACCATCAACTAATCAGTACTCTGCTATTTCATCTTCAGATCAAAATCCCACTAGACGTTCAGGGAATTACCAACCTACTATGTGGGATTTTGAATATATTCAGTCCATACGCAATAATTATGcg GGAGAGAAGTATATGAAGCGTTTTAACAAACTGAAGGAGGAAATGAAGAAGTTGATAATGGCTGAGGGATCACAAGAGTTAGAGAAGTTGGAGCTGATTGATAATTTACAAAGACTTGGAGTTAGTTACCACTTCAAGCATGAAATCATGCAAATTTTGAGCAACATAAACCTAAATGCAGCTACAGGAGATTCATTATATGCCACAGCTCTGAAATTTAGACTCTTGAGAGAACATGGTTTTCATATCTCTCAAG AAACTGAAACCACTTTGAAATATGCAACAAGATTCACAGCGGCACATCTGAAGAATTATCTAGGCAATCATTGTGATCATAAAGACAATCGAATGGTCGCATTAGCGCAACATGCCTTGGAACTGCCTAGGCATTGGATGATGCCAAGATTAGAGACACAGTGGTATATAAGCATTTACGAGATTATGTCAAATGCTAATCCTCTGTTGCTCGAGCTTGCTAAGTTGGACTTCAACATTGTTCAAGCAGTACACCAACAAGATTTGAGAATTCTATCAAG GTGGTGGAAGAGCACATGTCTTGCAGAAAAGTTGTCATTTTCAAGGGATAGACTGGTGGGGAATTTATTTTGGGCAGTGGGGATAGAATTTGAGCCTCATCACAGCTACTTCCGAAGAATGTTGACAAAAGTCATTGCTTTTGTTGGAATAATAGATgatatttatgatgtttatggCACTCTTGATGAGTTGGAAGTCTTCACTGATGCTATTGAAAG ATGGGAGATAAAAGCGATAGAGCAACTTCCACACTATATGAAAGTATGTTACCTTGCACTCTTCAATATTACCAATGAAATGGCGTACGAGATTCTCAAAGAGCAAGGGATCGACGTCCTACCCTACCTTACAAAATCT TGGGTAGATTTGTGCAAATCTTTCATACGAGAAGCAAGATGGTATTACAGTGGATATGTGCCAACTCTGGAAGAATACATGGACAACGCATGGATCTCAATTGCAGTTCCCATGGTATTAGTTCATGCATTTTTCCTCGTCACAAATCCAGTTCCCAAAGAGGCATTGGAATCATTAAGCAAATATCCTGACTTAATTCGCTGCTCTGCTACAATTTTTCGTCTTGCTGATGATTTAGCGACATCATCG GATGAATTGAAGAGGGGTGATGTTCCTAAGTCAATTCAGTGTTACATGAACGAAAAGGGTACTTCCGAAGAAGAGGCGAGAGAACACATACGTTTCTGTATTAAGGAGACATGGGAACGGATGAACACAACTCAAAGGGAAAACTCGTTATTTTCTGATACATTCGTCGAAATTACAAAGAATATCGCAAGAACAGCACATTGCATGTATTTGCATGGAGATGGGCATGGAATTCAAAATGGCGAAGTTAAAAATAGTATCTCCAAAATACTTTTGAGCCTATCACTCTATTATATTAAGAGGTCCCAAGTACTTCGGCGCCTAAACAGTCTTCTCATTACTATTAAGTGTGTATGA